From the Hydrogenobacter sp. genome, one window contains:
- the era gene encoding GTPase Era: protein MKFGYVAIVGKPNVGKSTLLNQIIGTKVSIVSPKPGTTRIRVLGVKNIPDQAQIVFLDTPGIYRPRDALGEAMVEVASASLDDADIILFMIDAEDGWKEDDELVFNNYIKPLANQKHVFLVINKVDKIGHVSEVLPLAGNITKKHGEFKEVIPVSALKGYNTDELLKTILKYLPEGEPLFPQDMLTDLPLRLLAAEIVREKVLMKVHQEIPQGVAVVINEISEGKHDPSVLVIKGEIVVDRENYKPIIIGRGGQRLKVIGKMAREELELITGRKVYLELWVRVKPDWRRRPELVRSFGYKLE from the coding sequence ATGAAGTTTGGCTACGTAGCTATAGTTGGGAAACCAAATGTGGGTAAGTCCACCCTTCTCAATCAGATAATAGGTACGAAGGTTTCCATAGTTTCTCCAAAACCCGGTACCACACGTATAAGGGTGCTTGGTGTTAAAAATATACCCGATCAAGCACAGATAGTTTTTCTTGACACACCCGGCATATATAGACCGAGGGACGCCTTAGGAGAGGCTATGGTAGAAGTGGCAAGTGCCTCCTTAGATGATGCGGACATAATACTTTTTATGATAGACGCAGAGGATGGATGGAAGGAGGATGACGAACTTGTATTTAACAACTATATAAAACCTTTGGCAAACCAAAAGCATGTATTTTTAGTTATAAATAAAGTGGATAAGATAGGACACGTAAGTGAGGTTCTTCCATTAGCTGGAAATATCACCAAGAAGCACGGTGAATTTAAGGAAGTGATACCTGTGAGCGCTCTGAAAGGGTACAACACGGATGAGCTTTTAAAAACAATCCTTAAGTACCTTCCCGAAGGTGAACCTCTATTCCCTCAGGATATGTTGACCGACCTTCCCCTCCGTCTTTTAGCAGCTGAAATAGTCAGGGAAAAAGTGCTTATGAAAGTACATCAAGAGATACCTCAGGGTGTTGCAGTTGTGATTAATGAGATCTCCGAAGGGAAACATGATCCTTCGGTTCTTGTGATAAAGGGTGAGATAGTGGTGGACAGGGAAAATTATAAACCCATAATTATAGGCAGGGGTGGGCAAAGGCTAAAAGTTATAGGTAAGATGGCAAGGGAGGAGTTGGAACTCATAACTGGAAGGAAGGTTTATTTAGAACTTTGGGTTAGGGTAAAGCCCGATTGGAGAAGAAGACCCGAGCTTGTGAGGAGTTTTGGCTACAAACTTGAGTGA
- a CDS encoding sigma-54 dependent transcriptional regulator gives MVSLLLVEDDVSLRQALTKALSKAHYNCRGVGSLEEALKALLEESYDIVLLDLKLPDAEGPQVVKRVKEVSEAKIIVITGYGDIKTAVESIKAGAYDFIQKPFNLDILEADIKRAIKEKLTEEENLTLKELIKKGMDYTFDTKSPKFAEVLSLCERYAKTDTNMLIIGETGTGKEVLARYIHGLSHRREKPFLVVECTSIPPELFESELFGHEKGAFTGASHRKKGLVEMAKGGTLFLDEVGELPQHIQPKLLRFIETKRFRRVGSVKKEFADVRIISATNRDLKALCEKGQFREDLYYRLSILELRLLPLRERREDIPILVNFFLSRWNKKISTEAMEMLKNYPWKGNIRELKNLLERACILADGDFVDDYLFISRENGTFEREL, from the coding sequence ATGGTGAGCCTTCTGCTCGTAGAAGATGATGTAAGTCTTAGACAAGCACTCACGAAGGCTTTGTCAAAGGCTCATTATAACTGTAGAGGTGTTGGTAGCCTTGAAGAGGCTCTAAAGGCACTTCTTGAAGAGTCTTACGATATAGTTTTACTTGATCTCAAGCTTCCCGATGCGGAAGGACCGCAAGTGGTTAAAAGGGTAAAGGAGGTGAGTGAAGCAAAAATAATAGTTATAACAGGTTACGGTGACATAAAAACCGCTGTGGAGTCAATAAAGGCAGGTGCTTACGACTTTATACAAAAGCCTTTCAATCTTGACATACTTGAAGCAGACATAAAAAGGGCTATAAAAGAAAAGCTTACGGAAGAGGAAAACTTGACACTGAAGGAGCTTATCAAAAAAGGCATGGACTATACCTTTGATACAAAAAGTCCAAAATTTGCGGAAGTTCTCTCTCTCTGCGAAAGGTATGCCAAAACTGACACCAACATGCTCATAATAGGAGAAACCGGAACAGGTAAGGAAGTTTTGGCAAGATATATACACGGACTTTCCCACAGAAGGGAAAAGCCCTTTCTTGTGGTAGAATGTACCTCAATACCTCCGGAACTTTTTGAGAGTGAACTTTTCGGACACGAAAAAGGAGCTTTCACAGGAGCTTCTCACAGGAAAAAGGGTCTTGTTGAAATGGCAAAGGGTGGCACGCTATTTCTTGATGAGGTGGGAGAGTTACCTCAGCATATACAGCCCAAACTTCTCAGATTTATAGAGACGAAAAGATTTAGAAGGGTAGGTTCTGTCAAAAAGGAGTTTGCGGATGTGAGGATAATATCCGCGACCAACAGGGACTTAAAAGCTCTTTGCGAAAAGGGACAGTTCAGGGAGGATCTTTATTACAGGCTCAGCATCCTTGAACTGCGCCTTTTACCTCTCAGGGAAAGGAGAGAAGATATTCCTATATTAGTTAATTTTTTTCTCAGTAGGTGGAATAAGAAGATAAGTACAGAGGCTATGGAAATGCTGAAAAACTACCCATGGAAAGGGAATATAAGGGAGCTGAAGAATCTTTTAGAAAGGGCATGCATACTGGCTGATGGCGATTTTGTGGATGATTACCTTTTTATATCCCGAGAAAACGGCACTTTTGAAAGAGAACTT